One Bremerella alba DNA segment encodes these proteins:
- a CDS encoding GumC family protein gives MLRFQPEDNSASPDQIRVTTFLRKWYYFAITIPVCIGLGVLHYFLVTPTYVVTARILIQERGRPLTPQEGSVLDQSFLPTHAEILSSPSVITRAVPYIPSAKADSSDKSPIDKVLERLEVRPLAGTNVLSVSYSDEDPAWAIDGLSKIIDSYRDYLSEREQSGHQETIVLLDKRAEKLRQEIADLQVEYQEVRSQSPLLGNDIDAASVQRNKLMRVGEELVRTQAQRIALENQLETLLAIKAAPNNQGMHLVAKPTIPNQFDDQRKIIELLSRLNTEGLLAGAHLQTDLETLLAAEVEYSELRKSYGEKHPNVIGVADRIETLENRLDDVAAAAPELVRQETSSLRRRETQLTSLYQEEFTEAKKIDKFLVKQQQMLDEIELVKSAHDTIVLQLNELRVADQAVSEGRSSVLVSVLDGPILTDELLWPQPKPLFGICVLAGLASGFCLVFASEKMKHSDQPRDPSRTPRQLPLEFESKTP, from the coding sequence ATGCTCCGGTTCCAACCTGAAGATAACTCGGCCAGCCCAGATCAGATTCGCGTCACTACGTTCTTAAGGAAATGGTATTACTTCGCGATCACCATTCCTGTGTGCATTGGTCTCGGCGTGCTGCACTACTTCTTGGTGACACCTACCTACGTGGTCACTGCTCGTATTCTTATTCAAGAGCGTGGACGACCGCTGACACCGCAAGAGGGCAGCGTGTTGGACCAAAGCTTCTTGCCGACCCATGCCGAGATTCTCAGTAGTCCTTCGGTCATCACTAGGGCAGTTCCTTACATTCCAAGTGCAAAGGCTGACTCGTCCGATAAGTCTCCGATCGACAAGGTTTTAGAACGCCTTGAAGTCCGTCCTCTTGCTGGCACGAACGTTCTTAGCGTTTCGTATTCTGACGAGGACCCTGCCTGGGCGATCGACGGGCTCTCGAAAATCATTGACTCGTACCGCGACTATCTTTCCGAAAGAGAACAATCCGGCCACCAGGAAACGATCGTCCTACTGGACAAACGGGCCGAGAAACTCCGGCAAGAGATCGCTGATCTTCAGGTCGAATACCAAGAGGTGAGAAGTCAAAGCCCCTTGTTGGGCAACGATATCGACGCCGCTTCGGTTCAAAGAAACAAGCTTATGCGTGTCGGCGAGGAACTTGTTCGTACTCAGGCTCAGCGTATCGCTTTGGAAAACCAGTTGGAAACATTACTGGCAATAAAGGCTGCTCCCAACAATCAAGGCATGCATCTGGTTGCCAAACCTACGATACCCAACCAATTTGACGATCAAAGAAAGATTATCGAGCTACTCTCCCGTTTAAATACCGAGGGACTCTTGGCAGGTGCTCATTTGCAAACGGATCTGGAAACCTTGCTTGCCGCCGAAGTGGAATACTCAGAACTACGAAAGAGCTACGGCGAAAAGCACCCCAACGTAATTGGTGTGGCCGATCGAATCGAAACGCTTGAAAACCGCCTTGATGACGTTGCGGCGGCGGCTCCAGAACTCGTAAGACAAGAAACTTCATCGCTGCGACGACGCGAGACTCAGTTGACTTCGCTCTATCAAGAAGAATTCACGGAAGCAAAGAAGATTGACAAATTCCTCGTCAAGCAACAACAAATGCTAGATGAGATCGAGCTAGTCAAATCGGCTCACGATACGATCGTATTGCAATTGAATGAACTACGCGTTGCGGATCAAGCGGTCAGTGAAGGTCGGTCCAGTGTTTTGGTAAGTGTTTTGGATGGCCCAATCTTAACGGATGAATTGTTATGGCCTCAGCCCAAACCGCTGTTTGGTATCTGCGTACTTGCAGGATTGGCAAGCGGTTTCTGCCTGGTGTTCGCGTCGGAAAAGATGAAGCACAGCGACCAGCCACGCGATCCATCCAGAACTCCGCGACAGTTGCCACTGGAATTCGAGAGTAAAACGCCCTAG
- a CDS encoding O-antigen ligase family protein, giving the protein MEATSNKSDVQHLAYLWGSWFAIACLGLTASFHVLSGASPVWLAVFVLPVVLVAGYLKPYLATFACLFLIYSNLPVVAAQFHGLPYAIVAMTPAMLLLPLAYFLWVRGEGVIFPWEGMLVIGMVVVQSFGVMFSRAPDQSFSDLVRSIFEGLGLFFLVINAIRTPEILRGSFWAILAAGALMGAVTGHQYLTNNYQSDYGGLAQADQLGFSEVNERGVSVIRARSAGPIGEKNRYAQNMLMLLPIGVCLALTERKHWLKYLAWAATGLTVIGWAVTFSRGSVVGLAGAIVAAVCLGYLRPRVLGGMGITAVLILAVMPAYRERITSLLAASQLISSTQSIHEADGSLRSRATIMMAAANVIAENPLLGVGQGMFPSYAREYGKKSGYGVLEGNWEAHNLYLGIGADSGLLGLSCFLAAIGVVIVRLHRIRRQNLETDPAIALTATALVFTLLIYLMSGMFLHFSYIRYFWLIFALASATATIFGRSSTSLQSNRGSPNYSDPIH; this is encoded by the coding sequence ATGGAAGCAACCTCGAACAAGTCCGATGTACAGCACCTGGCCTATCTATGGGGCAGTTGGTTTGCCATCGCGTGCCTAGGGCTGACGGCATCGTTTCACGTGCTTTCTGGTGCCAGTCCAGTTTGGCTAGCCGTTTTTGTTCTACCGGTAGTGCTAGTCGCAGGGTACCTAAAGCCCTACTTGGCTACGTTTGCCTGCCTTTTCCTGATTTACTCAAATTTACCGGTAGTTGCTGCCCAATTTCACGGACTTCCCTATGCCATTGTGGCAATGACTCCTGCGATGTTGCTGCTTCCCCTAGCGTACTTCTTGTGGGTTCGCGGTGAAGGAGTCATCTTTCCGTGGGAAGGAATGCTTGTCATTGGCATGGTCGTCGTTCAATCATTTGGCGTCATGTTCTCCAGAGCACCAGATCAGTCGTTCTCCGATCTTGTCAGGTCCATTTTCGAGGGGCTAGGGCTGTTCTTCCTTGTGATCAACGCCATTCGGACTCCTGAAATTCTCCGTGGATCGTTCTGGGCCATATTGGCAGCGGGCGCATTAATGGGTGCAGTTACTGGCCATCAATATTTGACCAACAACTACCAAAGCGATTACGGCGGATTAGCCCAGGCAGATCAACTTGGCTTCAGCGAGGTCAACGAACGTGGAGTCTCGGTTATACGAGCACGTTCGGCTGGCCCCATCGGCGAGAAGAATCGTTACGCTCAAAACATGTTGATGCTTCTGCCGATCGGTGTTTGCCTTGCCCTTACTGAGAGGAAGCATTGGCTCAAATATTTGGCCTGGGCTGCAACAGGATTGACGGTCATTGGATGGGCCGTGACGTTTTCCCGAGGTTCGGTTGTGGGGCTCGCAGGAGCGATCGTAGCTGCCGTATGTCTTGGATACCTCCGGCCACGAGTTTTGGGTGGGATGGGAATTACCGCAGTACTCATTCTGGCCGTCATGCCTGCCTACCGAGAACGAATCACCTCGCTATTGGCCGCAAGCCAATTGATTTCTTCGACCCAATCCATCCACGAGGCTGATGGTTCATTACGAAGCCGGGCAACCATCATGATGGCTGCCGCAAATGTCATCGCCGAAAATCCTCTCCTGGGTGTGGGGCAAGGAATGTTCCCTTCGTACGCTCGCGAGTATGGCAAGAAGAGTGGCTACGGTGTGCTCGAAGGTAATTGGGAAGCGCACAACCTCTATTTGGGAATCGGAGCCGACAGTGGACTCTTAGGACTCAGTTGTTTCCTGGCTGCGATTGGCGTAGTGATCGTGCGACTTCATCGCATCCGACGACAGAACTTAGAAACCGACCCCGCCATTGCACTAACGGCAACAGCTTTGGTCTTTACGCTCTTGATCTACCTCATGTCTGGCATGTTTTTACATTTTTCCTATATCCGTTATTTCTGGCTGATTTTTGCACTCGCCAGCGCAACGGCGACTATTTTCGGAAGATCATCGACTTCGCTTCAATCGAATCGAGGCTCTCCGAATTATTCTGATCCCATCCATTGA
- a CDS encoding DUF1932 domain-containing protein has product MNNVAELLTSTASATSVNITPLETIGILAPGEMGSALASVFRQNHCRVITSVQNRSDRTKRLVKAAQIETLPTLLDVVRESSIVISTTPPQCASELAGVIASMEPREGTLYIDANSIAPKTAQQVQQVLHATGMTMIDMAVRGLAGQLTQRGAVYLSGEEVERVAPLLRPIETENLGQEVGNASLLKMLMGGLSKGIATLVMELGVGAERAGILDRFLQGLDRYYPDVASAMDSVLPTYPQHARRRVHELEEVTSCLADFGIESQLVDAGRRLLQSYSQTALDKSIAQLQNNTVQDNIRALSRQSSFLASSTGQHSVDLLESASNQTSATAED; this is encoded by the coding sequence ATGAATAACGTCGCAGAACTTCTCACTTCAACCGCTTCAGCAACCTCAGTGAATATCACACCTTTGGAAACAATTGGCATACTGGCTCCTGGTGAAATGGGCTCCGCTTTGGCGAGTGTTTTTCGTCAAAATCACTGCCGAGTTATTACTTCGGTGCAGAACCGTAGCGATCGTACGAAGCGACTCGTGAAAGCTGCGCAGATCGAGACGTTGCCGACCCTGCTGGATGTCGTACGCGAGTCGTCAATTGTTATTTCGACAACGCCACCTCAGTGTGCGTCAGAGTTGGCTGGCGTGATTGCCAGCATGGAGCCACGCGAAGGCACTCTCTACATCGATGCGAATTCAATCGCTCCCAAAACCGCACAACAGGTACAGCAAGTATTGCATGCCACCGGCATGACAATGATCGACATGGCCGTTCGTGGGTTGGCGGGCCAGCTTACCCAGCGAGGTGCCGTTTACTTGAGCGGGGAAGAAGTGGAGCGAGTAGCACCGCTGCTTCGTCCGATCGAAACCGAGAATCTCGGCCAAGAGGTGGGCAATGCTTCGCTGCTGAAGATGCTGATGGGTGGTCTTTCAAAAGGAATTGCCACGCTGGTCATGGAACTGGGCGTAGGTGCCGAACGTGCAGGGATTCTCGATCGATTTCTCCAGGGCCTAGATCGATATTATCCCGACGTTGCATCGGCCATGGATTCGGTTCTCCCTACCTACCCACAACATGCCCGGCGTCGGGTCCATGAGCTTGAAGAGGTAACTTCGTGCCTGGCCGATTTTGGTATCGAGAGTCAGTTGGTCGACGCTGGCCGACGACTATTGCAGAGTTACTCTCAAACGGCTCTCGATAAATCGATCGCACAGCTTCAAAACAATACGGTTCAAGACAATATTCGAGCCCTCTCTCGACAATCATCTTTCCTCGCGTCATCTACGGGGCAGCACTCTGTAGATTTGCTTGAGTCAGCGTCAAATCAGACGTCGGCAACTGCAGAAGACTAA
- a CDS encoding RraA family protein — MNKRLRSSALNPGPGFRIRTDFVRLESIAYRQLARFETPDISDMLNRLYAVDSGIRLLTSPVHRLCGPVCTVKVFPGDNLMVHKVLDIAQPGDIVAIDASGSRMNAVIGDIICTKARHRGIQGFIVDGLIRDLPQIQELNFPVFARGETAIGPLHRGPGEINFPIALGGIVVNPGDVIVADAAGIVAAPQDIVAELIRRLKVHEASSREYIESVQRGEFSNAWVDDLLAEQNCAIETPELVDPASSDMHDAMNQINPIESEEHA; from the coding sequence ATGAATAAACGCCTGAGATCCTCCGCTCTTAATCCTGGTCCAGGATTTCGAATTCGCACCGACTTTGTCCGGCTCGAATCGATCGCCTACCGGCAACTTGCTCGTTTTGAAACGCCAGATATTTCAGACATGCTGAACCGACTCTATGCGGTCGACTCTGGGATTCGCTTACTTACCAGTCCGGTCCACCGTCTCTGTGGTCCGGTTTGTACGGTTAAGGTTTTTCCTGGCGATAACCTGATGGTTCACAAAGTACTCGATATCGCTCAGCCTGGTGATATCGTCGCCATTGATGCGAGTGGTTCCCGTATGAATGCGGTCATCGGTGACATCATTTGCACCAAGGCACGTCATCGTGGCATTCAAGGCTTCATTGTCGACGGGCTGATTCGCGATCTGCCTCAGATTCAAGAACTTAACTTCCCTGTATTTGCTCGAGGCGAGACGGCCATTGGTCCACTCCATCGAGGTCCTGGCGAGATCAACTTCCCCATTGCGTTGGGTGGCATCGTGGTGAACCCAGGCGACGTGATTGTGGCCGATGCCGCTGGTATCGTCGCAGCACCTCAAGATATTGTCGCCGAGCTGATTCGCCGCCTAAAAGTCCACGAGGCGAGCTCTCGCGAGTACATCGAATCCGTTCAGCGGGGAGAGTTCTCGAATGCCTGGGTCGACGATTTATTGGCCGAACAAAACTGTGCCATTGAGACGCCCGAACTCGTCGATCCTGCAAGCTCAGACATGCATGATGCGATGAACCAGATCAACCCAATCGAATCTGAAGAGCACGCATAG